The region GTGCGGGCGCCGAGGTGTCCGGGGTCTGCCCGGCGACCGTCTCCAGCGCCTCTCCCGCCGCCTGGAGGGAGAGCCGCTGGTCGTGGAGCGCGGCATGGCCGGCGTTGACGAGGGTGAGCGCCAGGGCGATGTCCTCGGCGTGGACGGCCCGCATGACCGCGCGGGCGGTCTCCGCGCCGTATCCCGGCAGCAGGGCCCGGTAGGTCCCCAGGGCTCTGCGGTGCCGGTCCTCGAACCTGCGGTAGCCGGCAGGGGTGCGGGGGGCCGCGGGCAGGATGCCCGCGTCGACGTAGTTGCGGATCTGCTGGGTGGAGACACCCGCCATCCGGGCCAGATCGACGGGGCGCAGCGCGGCGTCCGTACGGCTCACGGTTCGTCACCTTCCCGGCAAGGGTTCACGGGCGAGTTGAAGGTTAGCGCGGCTCTGCCGCACCGTATCCGGCGGGTGTTGGGAGGAAATCCGCGAAAAGTCTCAACGTGCACTTCAATGAAACACTTGAAGGCATGGATGTCAGCGAAATCAAGGTCCGTGGCGCCAGGGAGAACAATCTCCAGGGCGTGAGTGTGGACATTCCCAAGCGCAGCCTTACGGTCTTCACCGGCGTCTCCGGCTCCGGTAAGTCCTCGCTCGTCTTCGACACCATCGCCGCGGAGTCGAGGCGGCTGATCAATGAGACCTATACGGCGTTCGTCCAGAACTTCATGCCGACGCTCGGCCGCCCGGATGTCGACTCGCTGCGGAATCTGAGCGCGGCGATCATCGTGGACCAGGAGCCGATGGGCTCCAACTCCCGTTCCACCGTGGGCACCGCCACCGATGCCCACACCCTGCTGCGGATCCTGTTCAGCCGGGTCGGCAGCCCCTATGTCGGCCCTCCCCTCGCCTTCAGCTTCAACACGGCCGAAGGCATGTGTCCGCGGTGCGAGGGGCTCGGCAGGGTCACCGACATGGACATCGCCCAACTCATCGACAGGGAGAAGTCGTTGAAGGAGGGCGCCATCACCGTCCCCGGATTCGAGGTGGACAGCTGGCACTGGCAGGTTATGGCGGCCTCCGGCCTTTTCGACCCCGATATCAGGCTCCAGCACTACTCCCCCGCCCAGTGGGAGGACTTCCTCCACAAACCGGCCACCAAGATCAAGGTGGGGAAGAACAACCTCACCTACGAGGGGCTGGTGACCAAGGTCCGCCGGCTGTACCTGGCGAAGGACCGGGAGACGATGCAGCCGCGGATGCGCGCGTTCGCCGACCGGGCCATGGCCCTGACCGAGTGCGCCGAATGTGAGGGCGCCCGGCTGTGCGAGGCCGTCCGGTCCTGCCGGATCGACGGCCGCTCCATCACGGAGTGCTCGGCCCTGCAGATCAGCGATCTGGCGGAGTTCGTGGGCGGCATCCGGCACGATTCCGTCGGACCGGTGCTGGAGAGCCTGCGGGCGCTCCTCGACTCACTGGTCGAGATCGGCCTGGGCTATCTGAGCCTGGACCGGGAGTCCTCGACCCTGTCCGGTGGCGAGGCCCAGCGGGTGCGGATGGTCCGGCATCTGGGCTCCAGTCTGACCGATGTCACCTATGTCTTCGACGAGCCCACGGTGGGTCTGCATCCGCATGACATCGAGCGCATGAACCGGCTGTTGCTCCAACTGCGGGACAAGGGCAACACGGTGCTGGTCGTGGAGCACAAACCGGAGACCATCCGGATCGCGGACCATGTGGTGGACCTGGGGCCCGGTGCGGGGGTGGCGGGCGGGCGGATCTGCTACCAGGGCGACCTGGCCGGGCTGCGCGCCTCGGACACCCTGACCGGGCGCCATCTGGACCACCGGGTGCGGCTGCGGGAGACCGTGCGGCAGCCCAGTGGGCAACTGCCGGTCAGGGGCGCGCGGCTGCACAATCTGCGGGATGTGAGCGTCGACATCCCCCTCGGTGTGCTCACCGTCGTCACGGGTGTCGCCGGATCGGGCAAGAGCTCCCTGATCCACGGGTCGCTGTCCGGGCGGGAGGAGGTGATCGTCGCCGACCAGTCGGCGATCCGTGGCTCCCGCCGCAGCAACCCGGCCACGTATACAGGGCTCCTCGATCCGATCCGGGCGGCGTTCGCCAAGGCCAACCACGTCAAACCGGGTCTGTTCAGCGCCAATTCCGAGGGGGCCTGCCCCCGGTGCAAGGGCATCGGGCTGATCTACACCGATCTCGCCATGATGGCCGAGGTGGCCTCGGTGTGCGAGGACTGCGAGGGGAGGCGGTTCCGGCCCGAGGTGCTGACGTACCGGCTGCGCGGGCGGAACATCAGCGATGTCCTGGGCATGTCGGTGGCCGAGGCGCGGGAGTTCTTCACAGGCGGTCAGGCCCGGCTGATCCTGGACCGGCTGGCCGCGGTGGGGCTGGGCTATCTGGGTCTCGGCCAGCCGCTCACCACACTCTCCGGGGGTGAGCGCCAGCGGCTGAAGCTGGCCATCCATATGGCGCGGAGCGGCACGACGTACGTCCTGGACGAGCCGACCACCGGACTGCATCTCGCCGATGTGGACCAACTGCTCGCCCTGCTCGACCGCCTTGTCGACGCGGGCAACACGGTCGTCGTCATCGAGCATCACCAGGCCGTGATGGCGCATGCGGACTGGATCATCGACATGGGTCCGGGGGCCGGTCATGACGGCGGTCAGGTGGTGTTCACCGGCACCCCCGCCGACCTCGTGGACACCGGCGGCTCCCTCACGGCCGTCCACTTGCGCGACTACGTCAAGCGGGCGTGAACCCTCTCGCCCCGGTGGTGGTCCTGTCCCGTCCCGGGCCGAGGGCTCTGGACGGGACAGGACGGGACCACCGGGGCGCCGCGCCGCGTCAGGCGGCGGGCGGGGGTGCGGGAGCGCCCGCGGGCGGCGGGATCTTGGCGTACGCGGCCGTGGTGGTACCCGCCTCGGCGGGCGTCGCCACACTCTCGCGCGGCATCAGGGCGTCGCGCGCCGCGCCCGGGTCCCAGCCGGTGTCGACCACCCGCTTCTGCACCAGGATCGCGCCCCCGAGGACGGCGAGGCCGAGCAGCACGATGATGACGAGTCCGGCGGCGCCACCGGCCTTGCCCGCGTTGCCGATGAGCGCGCCGAACCAGCCGAAGTCGGCGTCGCCGAAGGTGGTGTTCTGGTCGCCGAACGCGCAGAGCACCTTGAGCAGCAGAGCGGGGAGGAAGGTGATGAGCAGCCCGTTGAGGAACGCCCCCACGACCGCGCCGCGCCGGCCGCCGGTCGCGTTGCCGTAGACCCCGGCCGCACCGCCGGTGAAGAAGTGCGGCACCAGACCGGGCAGCACCAGGGCGAGACCGAAGGCCGGATTGAAGATCCAGGTGAGCAGGGCCAGCCCGATCAGGCCGCCGGTGAAGCTGGAGATGAAGCCGATCAGCACCGCGTTCTGCGCGTACGGGAAGACGATGGGCGCGTCCAGCGCGGGCAGGGCGCCGGGGACGACCTTCTGGGCGATCCCCTGGAAGGCGGGGACGAGCTCACCGAGGATCGTACGGACCCCGAAGAGGATCACCGCGACCGCGATGCCGAACTGCAGCCCCTGCATCACGGACTGCATCAGGTAGTTCCCGGTGCCGGTGGCCACCGTGCCGGTGCCCGTGGCGAACGCCTTGAAGGCGGTCTTCTGCCCCTCCTTGACGAGCAGAAGGACGGCCATGACCAGGTAGATCAGCAGCATCGACAGGGCGGTGGCCACCATCGAGTCACGCAGGAACCGCAGCCCCTCGGGGAGCTTCATCTCCTCGGTGGAGCGGCTGCGCTTGCCGACCACCCGTCCGGTCGCGCCCGCCACGATGTATCCGGCCGTGCCGAAGTGGCCGATGGCGACGGTGTCGCTGCCGGTGACGCGCTTGGTCCAGGGATGGGCGAAGGCGGGCATCGCGACCAGCATGATGCCCAGCAGCACACCGCCGACGGCCACCACGGCCACGGTCGAGCGGCCGCCGTTGGCCAGGACCACGGTCAGCAGCGTGGCCATGAAGAGCATGTGGTGCCCGGTCAGGAAGACATAGCGGAGCGGGGTGAACCGGGCCAGCAGCAGACTGACCACGAAGCCCAGGATCATCAGCCAGGCGACCCGTGAGCCGAACTGGTCCTGGGCGATGCCGACGATGGCCTCGTTGGTGGGGATGACGCCGTGGGCGCCGGTGACGCCCTGGATCATGGTGCCCAGCGGGTCGAGGGAGGCGGTGACCAGTCCCGCTCCCGCGCCGATCAGCAGAAAGCCGAGGGTCGCCTTGATGGCGCCGCCGATGATCTGCCCGGTGCTCTTCTTCATCGCGATGAGTCCGACGGCGGTGATGATGCCGATCAGATACGCGGGCTCGCTCAGAATCTCATTGACGAGAAACGTGGCGAGGGTGACAAACCAGCCCATGGTGCTTCCTCTGTCCCCGTCGTTCAGACGTCGTACGTGTCCCGGAGCACCGCGTCCACCTCGGCGGTGCTGGTGAAGTCCTGGACGACCTTCACGGGCCGTCCCACATCCCCCAGAGTCCTGGCGATCTCACGGGAGGTGAGCAGGGCCACGGCCTCGGACGCCTTGCCCTTCGCGGAGATGGTGTCGGTGGCCTCCACGGTGACGAACCCCGACCACCCCCAGCGGTCCAGCACCTGCTCCAGGGTGTTCTTGAGGAACAGGCTGGTGCCCACGCCGTTGCCGCAGACCGTGAGGATCGTGTGCAGCGAGGCCGCACGGGGCGCGGAGGCGGTGGGCGGCTCGGGGGTGGCGGACGCTTTGGGCGTGGTGGACGCCTCGGGCGCGTCGGTCGGCCCGGACTCCTCGGA is a window of Streptomyces violaceusniger Tu 4113 DNA encoding:
- a CDS encoding PTS ascorbate transporter subunit IIC, translated to MGWFVTLATFLVNEILSEPAYLIGIITAVGLIAMKKSTGQIIGGAIKATLGFLLIGAGAGLVTASLDPLGTMIQGVTGAHGVIPTNEAIVGIAQDQFGSRVAWLMILGFVVSLLLARFTPLRYVFLTGHHMLFMATLLTVVLANGGRSTVAVVAVGGVLLGIMLVAMPAFAHPWTKRVTGSDTVAIGHFGTAGYIVAGATGRVVGKRSRSTEEMKLPEGLRFLRDSMVATALSMLLIYLVMAVLLLVKEGQKTAFKAFATGTGTVATGTGNYLMQSVMQGLQFGIAVAVILFGVRTILGELVPAFQGIAQKVVPGALPALDAPIVFPYAQNAVLIGFISSFTGGLIGLALLTWIFNPAFGLALVLPGLVPHFFTGGAAGVYGNATGGRRGAVVGAFLNGLLITFLPALLLKVLCAFGDQNTTFGDADFGWFGALIGNAGKAGGAAGLVIIVLLGLAVLGGAILVQKRVVDTGWDPGAARDALMPRESVATPAEAGTTTAAYAKIPPPAGAPAPPPAA
- a CDS encoding MerR family transcriptional regulator; translation: MSRTDAALRPVDLARMAGVSTQQIRNYVDAGILPAAPRTPAGYRRFEDRHRRALGTYRALLPGYGAETARAVMRAVHAEDIALALTLVNAGHAALHDQRLSLQAAGEALETVAGQTPDTSAPARSGPLRIGEVAARIGVRTSALRVWESAGLLRPRRDRGTGYRVYGPSDVRDARMIDLLRQVRYPLPQIRPVIEGLRRTGSSDALRTVIARRQEGLAQRATAMLEGSCRLHHYLTENRSAEDR
- a CDS encoding ATP-binding cassette domain-containing protein; amino-acid sequence: MDVSEIKVRGARENNLQGVSVDIPKRSLTVFTGVSGSGKSSLVFDTIAAESRRLINETYTAFVQNFMPTLGRPDVDSLRNLSAAIIVDQEPMGSNSRSTVGTATDAHTLLRILFSRVGSPYVGPPLAFSFNTAEGMCPRCEGLGRVTDMDIAQLIDREKSLKEGAITVPGFEVDSWHWQVMAASGLFDPDIRLQHYSPAQWEDFLHKPATKIKVGKNNLTYEGLVTKVRRLYLAKDRETMQPRMRAFADRAMALTECAECEGARLCEAVRSCRIDGRSITECSALQISDLAEFVGGIRHDSVGPVLESLRALLDSLVEIGLGYLSLDRESSTLSGGEAQRVRMVRHLGSSLTDVTYVFDEPTVGLHPHDIERMNRLLLQLRDKGNTVLVVEHKPETIRIADHVVDLGPGAGVAGGRICYQGDLAGLRASDTLTGRHLDHRVRLRETVRQPSGQLPVRGARLHNLRDVSVDIPLGVLTVVTGVAGSGKSSLIHGSLSGREEVIVADQSAIRGSRRSNPATYTGLLDPIRAAFAKANHVKPGLFSANSEGACPRCKGIGLIYTDLAMMAEVASVCEDCEGRRFRPEVLTYRLRGRNISDVLGMSVAEAREFFTGGQARLILDRLAAVGLGYLGLGQPLTTLSGGERQRLKLAIHMARSGTTYVLDEPTTGLHLADVDQLLALLDRLVDAGNTVVVIEHHQAVMAHADWIIDMGPGAGHDGGQVVFTGTPADLVDTGGSLTAVHLRDYVKRA